A single region of the Raphanus sativus cultivar WK10039 chromosome 1, ASM80110v3, whole genome shotgun sequence genome encodes:
- the LOC108860341 gene encoding SEC14 cytosolic factor, whose protein sequence is MSTASEEAVKQLRTFMEDVEDESLRESYRNIHQGYPTETLLRFLKARDFNVHKSHKMLLDCLEWRTQNEIDSILTKPIVPAELYRGIRDSQLVGLSGYSKEGLPVIAIGVGLSTYDKASVHYYVQSHIQMNEYRDRVVLPSATKKQGRPIYTCLKILDMSGLKLSALSQIKLMTTITTIDDLNYPEKTETYYIVNVPYIFSACWKTIKPLLQERTKKKIQVLKGCGKDELLKVMDYESLPHFCRREGSGSGSGRHISNGAEDNCFSLDHSFHQELYNYVKQQALVKGPSSAPVRHGSVHVRFPEPATEGTKIFDTLESEFQKLGCDQKV, encoded by the exons ATGAGCACGGCTAGTGAGGAAGCTGTCAAGCAATTACGTACTTTTATGGAAgatg TTGAGGATGAATCACTGAGAGAATCGTATCGG AACATACATCAAGGGTATCCCACAGAGACCTTGTTGCGCTTTCTTAAAGCCAGAGATTTTAATGTCCACAAATCTCACAAAATG TTGCTTGACTGTTTAGAATGGAGGACTCAAAACGAGATTGACAGCATACTCACC AAACCAATCGTTCCTGCTGAGCTGTACAGAGGAATCAGAGACTCTCAGCTTGTCGGTCTCTCTGGTTATTCAAAAGAG GGTCTACCTGTCATTGCCATTGGTGTGGGGCTAAGCACATATGACAAAGCCTCC GTTCACTACTATGTACAGTCTCACATTCAAATGAACGAGTACCGGGATCGTGTCGTATTG CCATCTGCTACAAAGAAACAGGGACGTCCTATCTACACttgtttgaaaattttggatatgtctGGTCTTAAGCTTTCAGCTTTAAGTCAAATTAAG TTAATGACTACTATAACCACAATAGACGATTTGAACTATCCAGAGAAGACAGAGACATATTATATAGTCAATGTCCCCTACATATTTTCTGCTTGTTGGAAAACCATAAAGCCTCTGCTGCAAGAGAGGACAAAGAAGAAGATTCAAGTTCTCAAAGGCTGCGGTAAAGACGAGTTGCTTAAG GTAATGGACTATGAGTCTCTGCCACATTTCTGTAGAAGAGAAGGGTCTGGCTCTGGATCTGGTAGGCATATCTCAAATGGAGCAGAAGACAACTGTTTCTCTTTAGACCACTCTTTCCACCAAGAGTTATACAACTATGTGAAGCAACAGGCTTTGGTTAAAGGGCCGTCGAGTGCACCCGTCAGACATGGTTCGGTCCACGTTAGGTTCCCTGAGCCAGCCACGGAAGGCACCAAGATATTCGATACTTTAGAATCCGAGTTCCAGAAGCTTGGATGTGACCAGAAAGTCTGA